CAGCTTTTGCTGCCGATGTCGCTATTGTTGCAGGAGATACCAAAGTCGTGGAGCGAGGTAAAGGGGATGGAGTATTTATCAGCACCACAGGATTAGGCGTAATTCCTGAAGGCATTTCTATTTCCGGTGATCAAGCAAAACCGGGTGATAAAGTGATTCTTAGCGGATATATTGGCGATCATGGGATTGCTGTCTTATCCAAACGCAATAATTTGGAATTTTCAACGACAATAGAATCAGATACTGCGGCTTTGAATGATTTGGTCACTCATATGCTTGATGCAGTACCTTCAATTCATTGCTTGCGAGATCCGACTCGCGGTGGTGTGGCATCAACTCTGAATGAATGGGCTTTACAATCGCGAGTTGGTTTTATGATTGATGAAACTAAAATCCCAATCCGCACTGAGGTAGCAAGCGCTTGCGAACTCTTAGGTTTAGATGCTTTGTACGTGGCGAATGAGGGGAAACTTTTGGCCATTTGTCCGGCAGAAGAGGCTGATCAATTAATTACAGCCATGCATGGTCATCCTCAGGGTAAGCAAGCAGCAATTATCGGGGAAGTGATTGAAGATCCGAGGTATTTTGTACAGCTGCGTACAAAATTAGGCGGGCTAAGGATCATTGATTGGTTAAACGGGGAACAATTGCCGCGAATTTGCTAAATTTTGCTTATCGCGCGGCTCAGATTATTGAGGTCTAAACTCTCAATGGCAGTACGGGCAATACCTGCACGCGAGCCACCTGCTTTAAGGATTAAGCTACTGATGAACAACGATAACTATTTTTTGTCTCACGAAAAGTTACAAGAATTAATCGATGCACTCCGAGGGTTAGGCTTCTCTTGTGTGGGGCCTCAAGTTCGTGATGGTGCAATTGTCTATGATACTCTTACCGAAGCTAAACGATTGCCCTGGGGTATTCGTGATCATCAAAATCCGGGGGGGTATCACCTCGAAACGTTGACAACCCAGCGTGCGTTCTCATGGGCTAATGGTCCACAAGCCATTAAGCCCTTGCTTTTTAAACCAAGTGAAACCGTTTGGCGGGTTGAGCGCAGCACTACTGGGAAATTAGAATTTAAACCTTGTGTAGCGGATGGCCCGCCCATAGCTATTTTGGGCGCTCGCTCTTGCGATTTAGCGGCAATGGCCATCCAAGATAAAGTGTTTATCACAGCAACGCATCAAGATGAACGATATCGTAAACGACGTGAATCATTATTTATTGTTGCTGTTAATTGTGGTTATTCATCGGCGAATTGTTTTTGCGTTTCGGCAGGAACAGGGCCTGAGGTTAGAAGTCTTTTTGATTTGTTAATGACCGAATTAGATTTGGGGTTTGTTATTAAACCTGGTAGCGAACGTGGGAAAAAACTAATTTCCAGTTTAAATTTGTCATTAGCAACTGCACAACAACGCAAAGAAGCAGAGCAAGAAGTAAAAAATGCCGCTACCATGCAAACAAAGCGTATTCCCTTGGATAATCAGCGAGGCTTACGCGATTTGTTGTTTTCCAATTTAGGCCATTCCCGGTGGGAGGAAGTCGCTGAGCGATGTTTATCCTGTGGGAATTGTACCTCTGTTTGTCCAACTTGTTTTTGTCATAGTGAGATAACCAAGCCTAGTCTTGATGGAAAAAGTAGCGAGCAGAAGCGTGAATGGGATTCTTGCTTTACGGAGGGTCATAGTTATCTAGCCGGACACCCGATTCGTGATGATACGAGAAAGCGTTATCGCCAGTGGCTAACGCACAAGGTAGGCAGCTGGTTTGATCAGTTTGATACAAGTGGTTGTGTAGGGTGTGGACGATGCATAACTTGGTGTCCGGTAGGCATCGATATTACCGAAGAATTAGCTGCCATTTCGGGTGAATCAAATGTGCGAGAGTAGGCAATGACGACAGATGCTTATTTACCTCATGCAGCAAAAATAAAGGCTCGACGGCAAGAATCACCGACGATTTTTACCCTTGATCTTCAATTTGTTGAAAAGCCGCAGCAACACGCTTTTTCATTCTACCCCGGGCAATTCAACATGCTCTGTTTATACGGGGTTGGTGAAGTTGCCATTTCAATTAGCTCTGATCCCGAAGAGCAATCCTACCTAAGCCATACTATCCGTGCGGTTGGGCGTGTCACGAAAGCTATGCAGCAATTAAAAAAGGGAGATTATGTTGGCATCCGGGGGCCTTTGGGCAAGGGTTGGCCTGTTAAAGAAGTTTTAGGCAAAGATATCGTTGTGGTCACGGGCGGCTTAGGATGCGCACCCACTGTGTCTGTCATTAATTACATTTTAGCTAGGCGTCAAGATTATGGTGCTTTAAAAATTTTTCAGGGTGTAAAACACAGTGAGGATTTTATTTTCCGCAAACAATATAAACAATGGCAAACAATGCCAGACACTGAAATTTATATTGCAGCAGATCAAGCTGGACCAAAGTGGCCTTGGCGCGTGGGTTATGTCACCGATATGATTGAATCACTTAAGCTCAATGCGAGTAATACGGTTGCAATGATGTGTGGTCCGCAAGGCATGATGCTTGCGGCGAGCTTGGCATTGATTAATCAGGGTGTTCCTGAGCAAGCAATCTATCTTAGCATGGAGCGTAATATGGAGTGTGGAATCGGTCATTGTGGTCATTGTCAATATGGGGGTTTATTTATTTGTAAAGACGGTCCTATTTTTGCCTATGATCGTATAAAAGGGTTATTTACGGAACCAGGATTTTAGTATGAGAAAACCGCGCCTGGGAGTTTATAAATTCACTTCATGCGATGGATGCCAGTTAGCTTTCCTCAATGCTGGAGAAGCGTTTCTCCTGTTATCGGAATTGGTTGAATTGACTCATTTCGCTGAGGCTGGTTATCTTAATTTTAAAGAAAAAATTGATATCGCTTTTGTTGAAGGAAGTATCTCAACACCCGAAGAGGTAGAGCGAATAAAAAAAATCCGTGAAAATGCAACCTTCTTAATCACCATTGGCGCTTGTGCAACTGCTGGAGGAATACAGGCTTTGCGCAACGCGGTTAATTATCAAGAATGGATGGCAAGTATCTATGCTTCACCCAAAACAATTGAAACATTAAGCACTTCGACTGCGATTTCACATCACGTGTACGTTGATTTCGAGTTATGGGGGTGTCCTGTTAATACTCATCAGGTGATGGATGCTGTGCGTTCCCTATTGTTTGGCGCAGTACCTCGGGTTAAGCGAGATGCGGTGTGCTTGGAGTGTAAGCGTAATGGAGAGGTGTGTGTACTGGTTGCTAAGAAAGAACCTTGTATGGGGCCTATCACTCAAACTGGCTGTGGCGCACTTTGTCCTCAACAGGGTCGGGCTTGTTATGCTTGTTATGGTCCATCAGAAAATGCCAATGCACGTTCATTAGGGGCATGGTTTGCAAAAAATGGAAGCTCCTACGATAAAATCGCGCGGCAATTTTTGCACATCAATAATCAGGCTGAGGTATTTAATCAAACGGGTAATTACTTTAAGGGAATCAAGATTGTCAAAGAATAAAGAAAAAATCATTGAGGTGCCTATTCTTGCGCGTGTGGAAGGAGAGGGAGCACTTAAAATTGAAATTAAAAATAATAAAATTCAGGCTTTGCAACTCAAGATTTATGAGCCACCCCGTTTATTTGAGAAATTTTTAGAACAACGCGAGTACAG
The genomic region above belongs to Legionella micdadei and contains:
- the hypE gene encoding hydrogenase expression/formation protein HypE encodes the protein METLAKRSPGAKLNLKNGLIDLSHGSGGRAMVQLINELFLPAFKNPWLDQKNDQACFLVDAGRMVMTTDAHVISPLFFPGGNIGSLAVHGTINDIAMAGAKPLYLSASFILEEGFPLADLKKIVTSMAEAAFAADVAIVAGDTKVVERGKGDGVFISTTGLGVIPEGISISGDQAKPGDKVILSGYIGDHGIAVLSKRNNLEFSTTIESDTAALNDLVTHMLDAVPSIHCLRDPTRGGVASTLNEWALQSRVGFMIDETKIPIRTEVASACELLGLDALYVANEGKLLAICPAEEADQLITAMHGHPQGKQAAIIGEVIEDPRYFVQLRTKLGGLRIIDWLNGEQLPRIC
- a CDS encoding 4Fe-4S dicluster domain-containing protein; translated protein: MNNDNYFLSHEKLQELIDALRGLGFSCVGPQVRDGAIVYDTLTEAKRLPWGIRDHQNPGGYHLETLTTQRAFSWANGPQAIKPLLFKPSETVWRVERSTTGKLEFKPCVADGPPIAILGARSCDLAAMAIQDKVFITATHQDERYRKRRESLFIVAVNCGYSSANCFCVSAGTGPEVRSLFDLLMTELDLGFVIKPGSERGKKLISSLNLSLATAQQRKEAEQEVKNAATMQTKRIPLDNQRGLRDLLFSNLGHSRWEEVAERCLSCGNCTSVCPTCFCHSEITKPSLDGKSSEQKREWDSCFTEGHSYLAGHPIRDDTRKRYRQWLTHKVGSWFDQFDTSGCVGCGRCITWCPVGIDITEELAAISGESNVRE
- a CDS encoding FAD/NAD(P)-binding protein, translating into MTTDAYLPHAAKIKARRQESPTIFTLDLQFVEKPQQHAFSFYPGQFNMLCLYGVGEVAISISSDPEEQSYLSHTIRAVGRVTKAMQQLKKGDYVGIRGPLGKGWPVKEVLGKDIVVVTGGLGCAPTVSVINYILARRQDYGALKIFQGVKHSEDFIFRKQYKQWQTMPDTEIYIAADQAGPKWPWRVGYVTDMIESLKLNASNTVAMMCGPQGMMLAASLALINQGVPEQAIYLSMERNMECGIGHCGHCQYGGLFICKDGPIFAYDRIKGLFTEPGF
- a CDS encoding sulfhydrogenase subunit delta, yielding MRKPRLGVYKFTSCDGCQLAFLNAGEAFLLLSELVELTHFAEAGYLNFKEKIDIAFVEGSISTPEEVERIKKIRENATFLITIGACATAGGIQALRNAVNYQEWMASIYASPKTIETLSTSTAISHHVYVDFELWGCPVNTHQVMDAVRSLLFGAVPRVKRDAVCLECKRNGEVCVLVAKKEPCMGPITQTGCGALCPQQGRACYACYGPSENANARSLGAWFAKNGSSYDKIARQFLHINNQAEVFNQTGNYFKGIKIVKE